The following is a genomic window from Candidatus Rokuibacteriota bacterium.
AAAAATCCTGACATCGTCTTTCGGAACGGGAAACCGGCTGCCGTTATCGTGGACATTGACAGGTACCAGGAAATGCTAGAACGCCTTGAGGACATAGAAGATCTCAAAGCACTCAAGCAGATGCGTAAAAAGCCCCTAACGTTCAGGCGGCTCCAGGATTTCCTCAAGGAGTGCACCCCGGGTGTATGAGGTCCTTCTGGAGCGGAGGGCGGAGCGAGACCTCAGCCGCCTCGTAGCTGACGAATTCCAACGGATCATCCGTGAGATAAAAGCATTGGCCGAGAATCCACGACCTGGCGGGTGTCGCAAACTTGTAGGGTCAACAAGCGACTGGCGCATCCGCGTTGGAGACCATCGA
Proteins encoded in this region:
- a CDS encoding type II toxin-antitoxin system Phd/YefM family antitoxin, which gives rise to MRSKGKNPDIVFRNGKPAAVIVDIDRYQEMLERLEDIEDLKALKQMRKKPLTFRRLQDFLKECTPGV